GGAAATAattcttattttctttatttcaaacagaaaccCTTTGTtattacaaaacatgttttaatacaattaaTGCAATGCTAAACACTACTGTAGTTAAGGGTCCTCATTTTCAAAAGCAGGTGATCATTGGTTCCGCAGATAATGTAAAGAAACTTTCAAAGAAAAAGTTTAGTCACAAAGTAGCAACTTAAATGACCTTTCACTCTTTTTGTTAAATGTTCAAGACTTCAGCAAGATTCCAGCAAAACTTAAGACACAAATATCTGGCAATGTGGACACAAAGTGAATCCTAAgtgattttctttctttgtacTGTAAATACCATACATAAAAAATGTTCTGTCAAAGATAATTCTGCCATTCTTCACCTTATTCTGGGGGAAAGTGTGATTAAGCTTTTGGTTGTGGTGAAAAATCAACCTGCAACAGCAGTcaagcagtttgtcagtccctgctgtttttatttctctCCCAGGCGATACAACATCAGTTAGAATCTTGGAGCACCGTAATCATCTGGCATTCTTTCAATATTAtacctgagaaaaaaaaacaaaaagattggTCTAAATTATCTTGTATTTGATACctcttgtttctcttttttttttttttttttacttgagtcAAGTATCACCAAATGTTTACAGTTtatagagttaaaaaaaatagaggggggggggggtggcaatcacattacgtatatatatattgcaaaacaatgttacaaaaaaaaataacatttaatgaTGGATCCATAGGATTTGAAAATAGGAACACAAATgcattaaattattttacaagcTTCTGTTTGGTTTTGCTAAACCTGCCTGTAAAGTTCGAGAACACACTCTGCTCCAATGTAGGAGCACTATCGAGTTCTCACCTGTGGTTAGAGATGTACATAATAGGGACGCCTGGGATTTTGCGAATTCTTCTTTTTAAATCTCTGTCGACTGTGGCTATGATGTAACACTTGtgctgtgagaaaaaaaaaaaaaaaaaccttttttgtaAACTAAGATTTCATCTTAATAACTCCACTCATACTCACTGACACAAGAGGATTGTTGTTGCTACTGCACTTTAACAAAaggtacattttgtattttatatcaCTAGCTCATAATGTTGAACTGTTTCCAAAAAGCAGAAAAGGCTAGGTAGAGCAATGGCCTAAATCTATAGCCTTTTATCGGATGAAAAGTTAATTTTTATACCTGAACTTAGTCCTCAAACAACACTCAAGCCTCAAGCTCTGTACACTTTGGCGTAATCCTTAGTGTATACTCTAGACCGGGCAGTTACAGAATAACAGAAAAGGCTTATCCTGAACTGGGGTATGCCATAGCCATTAGTCTCTCATGTTCTACTAGCGGTATATAAACATCGCCAGAAATTAGAACACAATAAATGGAAAGACCACTTCAAGAAGAACAAAGGCCTCAGATTCTAGCCCAGAAATAATAGTGTTGCACTTTGGGGTATTATTTGTATGTTGCCTGTTGGAACATACACTTAACCACCTGGAAGATCAAcacatatttacatacaattctaACAGGAAACAATCAggtgaaagaagaaaaaaaaaaatgctggtgtaCCTGTGTGACCCTTTGGACTAAACAGTCGTCAGCATACGTCCCTTTGTGCGTGCACGGCAAGCGCTCAAACCGAGGATCTTTGGCTATCCTGTGTAGTTGCAATGTTGGAAAGAAAGATTCATTAAAGATCCTGGAGCTTTAAAAGCTTAACcagctcccccctccccccccccccccaaaaaaaaaaactctagccAGTGCCAGCATCCCTTAACTAACATCGGCACAGACTGGGATGTGGCCGGGTACATCAAAAAAGTATCACACATGATCACATATTGTACCTGAGTGCAACTCTGTATTTCTTTCCTAGTTTCTCAATCTCAGCCATTACGCAGTCTGTGATACATGGAAtgcctaaataaaaaataaaataaaagcgaTAAATGGTTGAAAAAGGCCAAATACAATTCACAACAAATTACTATTATTCAATGAAAACACTGACAACGAGGGGTCATCGACACACTTGGCATACAGTATTTATACATGTATGGCTTATAGGAAAGGGATAATCATATCAATATTCTGGAAAAAGATAtagaattaaaacaaatacttaCATTTAGCATACAGACAGTCCATCATGGATTGCACAATATCGAGTTTTGCTTTAATGGAAAAGTTGATGAAGTTAGTATCAACCAGGATGTGGTAAGGGGGCCCCAGCTGGGTGTTATACTGGAAGAAGAGGCAGGAGGGGTACTTGGTACTGCAGGTGTAAAGAAACACAATGGTATCCATTGAATTGTTTTAGAAATTAAACAATCGTCATTTCAACAACCGGACTTGAGAATCATTTTTGgttgaacattttattttcaacaagCTTTTCACCCTTCCCATGTTGGTCTGCAGGAATTAGGAGTCCTCAATGGCAATATTTAATGTCTTGCAGTTGCTGGGCGTCACATTTAATAATCCTGTTACTGATTTATATTCATTTCTTTCACTGCTTTTAAGAGCATGGGGTGTGCTTAAGGCTTTTCACAGTGTGAACCAACATAGAGTAGAGAGCTGCTCCATTCTGTTGCACCTTCAGAGACTTTCTCAAGTGAAGAAACATGGTACCATCATTCTGCTGTATACTCACACTTCTCTTTCTTTTATTGCAGAAGTGTCTTCCTTTATTTTCTTTCGGGGTTTGGCTCTGTCCTTTTCATTTCTAAAAGAATGGGAATAGACTTTATACAGTAGATCCTGGCAGGCTAAGGATAAAATAGTACATGAAATTACTATGAAAAGTGGTTCACCATCTGGTATGAATACAGTGTGTAGTGAATAGAATATCATCATTTAGTGTTCTAAAGAATGTTCTCATTAACACACAGTAGAAGACCTCACAGTTTTGTACCCACACTTTGTTACATTCATGTGGATAGAGAGAACGTGAAGAGACAGATCAGATTTCTACAGGACCAAAATAGTGGTAGAGCATAGGTCTGGGATATTGACACAAGATATACCTTATAAATAGCAACAAAGACTGATTAAATCTGTTCAGGTAATTATCCCTCCGATAAAGTCACAGACTTACATTCTCTGATCCCTCAGGCTAATCATCCGCTTCATCGTGGCATATTTCttcgttttcttttgttttccctAAAATAGAAATGCAAGATATAGCTTTATAACAGCTGGTTTTACCATTATAAAAACAGACAGACTTTTTTTTCACTAATGGCATACATTATTACTGTATCtgtactttatgattttattaatcTAGTTTCTTCCACTAAAAAACGTTAATGATATTTCAAATGCACTTTACAACCAACACACTTTTTTTCACATAATATTTTACAAACCAGCCACCTCGTGGTATTTTGATTTGGTTCATCCTAGTTATATATATCTAAATAAAACGATGATTTTGTCACATTCAAGCACGGTATTGACAAATCATCTGATTGGTTACTGCGTTTGTAGCCTCTTTGCTACAGGTTAGACAGTAAGAAAAGTGGTAACTATTCTGCACAGAAATATACACACACGAAACGCCTAGTAGATTTTAACAAGGTACTTCTAACTAATCCAAAAACGACGTACAATTGTGCTCTAGTTGGACTATGTGTAAAGTACTACACAGGGTGTACACGGCAGAATATGATGAAGAACCAGGGTGAGGTCTCTGCCTGGATCAGTAAATGATGTGTATCATAAACCACATTCAATCATTGCACCAGATAGACTTAGCTGGTACTACCGGACAccactttataatatatatttacattacaGGAATATTTACCATAATAACAGATTTCTTCTCTCTCTAAACAAGCTATTCGCCCTCGTGTTGCTGCACTGGTGTGGTACGTCATCAAGCCTCGACCGGCGAACACGCTCAGTCGTCATTCCCCGCCCTGTATCCGTATGTGCGCTGCGGCTCTTCCGGTACTTGCCAGGTAAATGTTGTGAAGGTAGGGACGAAGTGTTCGGGtgtaattttatattaaacaacCTACCAGTTGTATATTTTAAGATATGAAACTGACAGGAATGAAAGGAAGCGCCTTCTTAATTTTTCGTTTTTTTATAGTCAGGGTTTGTTAAGCCAAATGGCAGTATGTGCTTGTCCACTAGTGAATGTGAAAGGGTTTGTGTTTGTACGGCTGTTTTACTTTCATATatgcaataaaagaaaaatagcaaAGCGCTCTACTGCACCACTAGTACTAGACTAAAAAGTCCATTGAGCAAATTTAGTCACGTTACTGATGACGGTTGTATAAGTCACCCATGTCCTTCAAGTTCAACTACAAGAGCGTATTGTTATAGTCCGATCGATTTATTTAGCATAAGGTTAACTACAAAACTAGCCAAACAGGTGCACGAAAGCCTCACTGTATCAAGACAGCCACTGGCAACTCTGGTATGTACACGATTGACGAAGCGCGTTTTATCCAGTCTTATCAGCTTGGATCGCGCATTTTCTACAGTTTATCGTTGTTGTTTGTAACCTTTAAATAAGCAAGTGCAATGTCTTTAGCACTCCTTATGCAAATCTGAAAAAAGGCAAACTTTGAGGATAATGTCATTTGTTGTTAAATGTTTGTATGTAGTTAATATTTGAGTAACTCATTGATGTATCTGACTAGCTTTATATAAGAAACGTTTCCGTAGTTTCTGTGTTTAGAACAGGGTCATTGAGTCCTAACATGTAACTGACTGCAGACAGCGGACCGCAAGCGAGAGCAACACCGGAAAACCACACGACATTAGAAACACGTAAGACATTTAAAAGCGCAACTAGGTTAACCGTACAAAATAAAcgtgtattgtttgtgttcataagtattaaaaaaaatagaaagtggAGACATGGGTTGGAAAGGTACAGCACATTTAAATCACAAGCACTCATGTTGTATATAAATGTTGGTGTTGGAGAATTAGTATTGGGTACCAGTCCGACTCAATTTTGAAGGTTAATTCAGCCTTCTGACTTGTTTACATACATGGCCCACGGTGTTTAGCTTATGCGAGCCAGGCACtaaagtttcttttttatatatatgtattttaggGATACATTCCTGGAGAAAACCTGTTTGGGTGAGTGATTAAGCGATCCATTGCTGCTGTTTTGAGAGATTACGTGTGGTTGTGTGACATTACTGGAATGAAGAAATATCAAGAAATATTTGTTTCTTGAATCAATTTGATAATCGTAATACAATTGCAAATTTAGTATCCAATGTTCAGTCGCAAAGTCATTTAAACGAAGAAAAACTCAACGTCAACATATAAGATGGTCTGATGGACCGACTCTTCTTGCTGACTTTTGGCCTGTGCTCTGTTGTGTGGGTTCTTTTCTGGGAAGTCAAGTGGAAGAAAGCAACAGAAAATCAGATTGAAGAATGGCTCCATGGAAACAGACTTTCCGAATACAGACACCTCTTTGAAGGTCAGAGCAAAACGTTTGTATCTTTATTACATCatttaattgggggggggggggggagacaaaTTAACATGGTAGACACACAGTACATTTCAGTACTGTGCCAGCCAGATGTTTGATTGACcaacaaaaaacagaagttgAAGCACACATCTTCTATCTGTACAGCTGGATACATTATGGGATCTGCTTGTGAATTGAATTATTAGATGGCTTTCTAATTATCCTAAATTGCAATTGATTGTTTATCTATTTTATGAAATACTATATTGACCGTTGATATCCAAAATAACCCAAATAGCACCCTCATCATGCAGTTGTTATGTTTATTGGTGCAGATGTGCAGTCCTTGGAAGAGCTGACATTATGTGTCTTGTCCCGTTTGGAGGAAGCTGTGCATAAGACCCAGCATTGGCAGGAAATTGAGGATACACAAAGCCAGCTAGTCCGTGACTTTGCCTTTCAGGAGTGGCTCTTCTCTCAAGGTCTTGAGCACTATTACCACAAGTGAGTTTGGTTGCATTTTAAACTGATCTACTTCTATCATCTGCTGttattcatgttttcatattttaagtcCTTGTATGAAAGTTATATGGAAGTGGATTTTTTAAGTTGACAAATTCAAGTAAAAGCTGTATATCAAGCAAGTTCTGTGAAGTTTTGATATTCATTCAGTTTCAGCCTTGTGCTTCATGTGACACTTCAAAAGTTCAATATGTCGTAAATTTAGGATGAATTGGGTGGGTTTGGCAAGCTCATAGTGTTTGAAGAGCAAATGACAGCCAGAGGCAAAGGAACAGCGGTCAGTCCCAAAAGATTATTGCAGAGAAAATGTATCTTGAAAGCTTTTGTCTCTAAATGTTTACCCagtgtgtcattttattttaaagattaaaagCCTTGGGGTGCAGCAGCCTGGATGATTTAGCCCAGTTTGATAGTCAGCTACAGTTATCACTGGCTGCCTGGGGGTACTATTACGAAGATTATATCAAACTGTCGACTGGTGTGCAGGTCCTACAAGCTTCGAGGGGACACCACGATCAAGACTACGAGACTCGGCTGGTCCACAGCTTGGCTCAACGGCGAATGAATGAAAAGTGGTCTATAGGTAAGCGCACATATAGGTAAAGATCTACATTCCATATTAATCTTGGTTTAACAGAGGACGTTTACAAGTGCTTTTATGTTCACATGGGATAATTATTCTGTGTAAATTCTGTTTGTCCTGCattcattttattaacagtaaGCACAATTTAGATGCTGAGATGCAGTGGTGTGATGCTTTGCCATTTCATGATACACGAGTCTTCTTAGCCAACAGTGAGAAGAGTAAGAACACAGGAGTATAACAATGTTGTATggagatgttttttaaaaaacaaaaaagcatgc
The Acipenser ruthenus chromosome 18, fAciRut3.2 maternal haplotype, whole genome shotgun sequence DNA segment above includes these coding regions:
- the LOC117424601 gene encoding rRNA-processing protein FCF1 homolog, whose translation is MGKQKKTKKYATMKRMISLRDQRINEKDRAKPRKKIKEDTSAIKEREVTKYPSCLFFQYNTQLGPPYHILVDTNFINFSIKAKLDIVQSMMDCLYAKCIPCITDCVMAEIEKLGKKYRVALRIAKDPRFERLPCTHKGTYADDCLVQRVTQHKCYIIATVDRDLKRRIRKIPGVPIMYISNHRYNIERMPDDYGAPRF